One genomic window of uncultured Erythrobacter sp. includes the following:
- a CDS encoding 2OG-Fe(II) oxygenase has protein sequence MNPDLSRAVELAQAGDGEAARAIVAGLADDHDPDALYTLGDMYWRGVLVDCNWRRALGYFAAAEKVGNLGASYAITNLMASGLACQRDWGGSIERLAREAEANEQRASAMRLIEAMKLDVTGDPVVPPTGEQISHSPDIRSFARLFSAAECQHLVSLAEPFLAPSVVTGPNLEQIPDPIRTSDSATIHHLIEDPAVHALNRRLATVTDSEWACGEPLVVLRYRPGQHYLNHLDALPGLANQRVTTALVYLNQGYEGGHTAFPAAGISYRGEVGDAIVFRNVLDDGQPDQSSVHAGLPVIVAEKYLASRWIREASIYGEMGQLTD, from the coding sequence ATGAACCCGGACCTCAGCCGAGCCGTCGAACTTGCCCAGGCTGGCGATGGCGAGGCTGCGCGGGCGATTGTAGCAGGCCTTGCTGATGATCACGATCCTGACGCGCTCTACACTCTAGGCGATATGTACTGGCGCGGTGTGCTGGTCGATTGCAACTGGCGTCGGGCATTGGGCTATTTCGCTGCCGCCGAAAAGGTCGGCAACCTAGGCGCGAGCTATGCCATCACCAATCTGATGGCGAGCGGTCTAGCCTGTCAACGTGATTGGGGCGGCTCGATTGAGCGGCTTGCCCGCGAGGCCGAAGCCAACGAACAACGCGCGTCGGCGATGCGGTTGATCGAAGCCATGAAGCTTGATGTTACAGGCGATCCCGTGGTTCCTCCAACCGGCGAACAGATCAGCCATTCACCCGACATCCGCTCCTTCGCCCGGCTGTTTTCCGCCGCCGAATGCCAACACCTCGTTTCGCTGGCCGAACCGTTTCTTGCGCCGTCGGTGGTCACCGGCCCAAATCTGGAGCAGATCCCCGACCCGATCCGGACCTCCGATAGCGCTACCATCCATCATCTTATCGAGGATCCGGCGGTCCATGCACTCAACCGGCGGCTGGCGACAGTCACCGACAGCGAATGGGCATGCGGCGAACCATTGGTGGTCCTGCGTTATCGCCCGGGACAGCATTATCTTAACCACCTCGACGCGCTTCCCGGGCTGGCCAACCAAAGGGTAACAACCGCGTTGGTCTATCTCAATCAGGGCTACGAGGGCGGGCACACTGCCTTTCCCGCAGCAGGGATCAGTTATCGAGGCGAGGTTGGCGATGCGATTGTGTTTCGCAATGTGCTTGATGACGGGCAGCCCGATCAAAGCTCAGTCCACGCGGGATTGCCGGTAATCGTGGCGGAAAAATACCTCGCCAGCCGCTGGATTCGCGAGGCGTCGATCTATGGTGAGATGGGACAGCTCACCGATTAG